Genomic DNA from Ctenopharyngodon idella isolate HZGC_01 chromosome 1, HZGC01, whole genome shotgun sequence:
tcttgtATTTCTTGACTTGTATCTTCACCTCCTTGGATCATAAGTGCTTTTTACCTGTGCTGTGTCTTAGCATTTCTTTTTATACTTGttagttggttttgtttctgtCTCTGTATCTATTGGTTGTTCTTCTTGGTTTGCCTTCTTTGGTCATTGACACTGTCAAACCTCATCTAGTGTGTTTGTAGTGGTTTCAGGTTGTCTGAACCTGCAGGTTGGATGAACCTTTATActaattttgaaaagaaaaaggatgaagaaaaagaaagatgatGAGCTCAAATGAACTCAGTGTCGCCTCCTTCTGGATAATGACTGAACACCAGCACAGTCAGTAAATGTAGTGTACTTGCTGTCTGTTCTGTTCAAGACGTAATGTGTTGAACCATTTTCTGGTTAACAAACCATTTTATAATTGATTAACAATATCTttccaaaaatgtacatttacattctTTAAGActacaaaaccttttttttttttttttttgtatcttgttttgtattttttgtatcttgtatatataaatcatataatgATCCAGATGGAAAACATCCTCTGTGCTCTTCCTGTCAAAAACTCAATCAAAAATGTTGATGTGACATGTTTCTAAAATTAGCTTTCAAGTAGCACATTCTACAGTAGAAAATATTGCTCAGATTATTACCTTGTTTCGCAAATGTTCATAACTAGGTGTGCAACAAGTAGGCCAAGATGGTCATTGTTATGGTGTTTGCACTCTGAAGAATCTCTTTTCTCGCTGTTTCTATATACAGCTGCATTTAAAAAGGTTTAGGGATTGTGTTAGGGAcacaaaaatatctatattatagtaaaatgtaaCAACATATTCAAAgagtacatatatttatatatttataataaaaatataaaggatTTGTGagaatttttacttttacattgtATATGCTGCCAATACATCCATATTGTAAATTTTAGCATATATGCATACATAAAAGAATTAATTTGTAAACATTGTGTATGAAAATCTATACTAATGAAATGATAATATGTATGTGTAAAGTATAGCAAAATATCTAGTGCAACCAAAGCCAAATgaaaatgtgcagggctccgtTTAAGTACAGAACCACAGGAAGTCTAAGGAGTTACCACTTCCTGTATCTTGCAAAAAACCCTTCTAAACTCACCTTATATACCATGACTGATGGTTTTTTAGTTACCATTGGAAACAGGAAAACATTATTGTTTAATGGCACCATATCATAGATCACTtcaatatagtgcatatacaaataaatatgttcACTTGGTGTGACAAACCACTTAAAGCCAATTGTGAATCGTCATTTACCACCCATTATACTTTCATAATGAGTAAAATATAGAGCtttcgccagaccgccttccgtattcaagttacgaagaaagtgtaaactggcgtcacgtcagttaagttttttctgtaagttgaatagggaaggtgtaggacgcagtgtaagcattttgaactgcaagaattttacactttctttgtaagatattttacttttataattttttttacacaaacgcatcgcctcgcttcagaaggcctttattactgtaaaataacGGAAAAAGTACTGGCAGTTCATTACCAggacattatccagtaattttacgGACATTTCCGTTAACCCTACAACACAACTCAATGAAGTGAAAATTctaaatacaggtaaaacacttgtaaaaaataaatacggaaATTTCctttaaattaatacagtacaGATTTGGACGTTGAGCTGAACATATGAATCGGAAAGGCAGCAGTAGCAATGGCTTGCCTGGCAAAAGGGATCTGGGATAACTCCATGTAAACAATCAACACTAAGATTACTTAACACACTGCTCTTCAGCAGCAAAACATGGACCCAATATTTTTTCCAAGAACCCAGATTCAATGTCTTCCATCTACGAAATCTAAGAAATATTTTGGGCATCTCCTGGCAGGAcaactttccaaaaaaaaaaaaagttctcgcAATGGCAGGAATACCTAGTATGCTTTGCTCACCGAGAGATGTTTGCCCTTGGCTCGGTCATGTCAGCCACATGAGCAACGGTCAAATGCCCAAAGACCTGCTGTTCGGCAAACTTGCAACTGGCTCCAGGCCAGTAGGTAGGCTTGTATTCCGCTACAAAGATGTGTGTAAACAAGACCTAAAGGCATGCAACATCAATCTGGACAACTTGGAAGATGCAGCCAAAGATTGTGATAGATGGAGGCCTGCCGTCAAGCTAGGCATCGAAATTAGTGAAAAGAGTAGAGAGCACCAGAGGGAAGAGAGGAGAGAGTGCAGACGACAGAGAACAGACCCAACATCCACAGAGACAGGCATGATCTGCACTTGCATGTCTTTTTGCTCTACTGTCACAGCAGGCGCTGTAACTTAACAAATGTCTAGAGACCCCAAGGAGCAGATTTCATTGTCTTTCAAGACAGAAGGATGCAAATAATAATTTAGTAAAGCTTTTTGCTTAGCAAAACTAATCAGTCATAGACCTAAAAGAGACCTAAATATATAAGCAGACTTGTAATATCTGGAACTTTCTAAAAAGTCAAATCATGagttacatataattcacacttatatataattaaataaaggttaTGCGTATTTGGTGTGCTTTCCGAGGGGAGGGCTCTGAGCTCGATATTTGACCAAACCCAAAGAACTCCCCCATCCCAGGTTGGGATAGGAATAGTTAGAAGTGATGGAGTGGTGGAGGGATGTTGGAAAACTGTCATAGAACAGAGGCAAGTTTGCTGTATATAGTCCTTTTATCTCGTTAATTGAGATTAACTGAATGTGCTCCTCCTGTgataattaggttaattatctgaacatgctcctcctgaaatttgttaataaaacatcattaatgTTTCATGATGTAATGTTGTTATATTTTGGTGTTTCTGTTGTTCCTTTTCTTCCTTTCGTAGGATTGGTCCTGTGCGTAATGAGTGGCTGTTGGTGGATGGACCAGAGAAGAGACCCAGACTATAAATGCACCCAGAATTCCTCTGGAGGGAGCTCTGCCTCTTTGATTGCTTCCAAATTAAGTGACTTTTGTTGTAGTGTGACAGATTGTTGTGATTTCTGTGATCTCTTCCTCGTGTTTGACAGAGTGCTGATAGCCACCTTTGATATAATTTTGTATGTAACATCAACTTCCTCTTTACGCTGTTTGCGATTTCTTAATTATTCTGAGGGAAGCCATAGGGGgtgaaaaaaaagagcaaaagcaaagaaaacaaacaagagaaaaagaaaagaaaataacatgAACAACTTTTTGGCCTTTGGTGCCAAGTTACTGTCTTGATGTTTGGATGTGAAGAAGTACACTTCATAGCTTTCAACACTTAGCCCACCCGCATCATTCTAAAATGAGTGTGTCCTATTCCCCTTCATCTTCACACTTCCAAGTCTTTGATGTGTTTGAAATAAGTTCTTTGGAATAATAAAGCAAACATGCACTTTAGTCAAGCTGTGTGACCTTGTCGGTCACATGATACTGTTTTGTTTGCATTGTTTTCTGAAAGACAAACATGAGGTGATTTTCAGTGAGTATGCACTGTGTTTTCATCCTCCCACTCAtaaaggaaattaaaaaaaaaaaaaaaccacagtTACTTCACCTGGTCTATGGTGACGTTCAATGGTTTTTTACAggctttttaaaagaaattgcATGCAAAAGGTAGTTGTACATgttattttttccttaaaaatattgttataaatcTTTACACTTTTCTCTTTCTGGATCTCCAAAAGCATAATCTGTCCAGCACACAACGCTGAGGCCAACTGGaccatttaacatgctatacATGTTGGGCAAAGATGAGCTATAATCGCATGAACTAGATCTGCAAAAATCAGTCTGGAACAATATTTTTAGTAGGACTAAAGGCCTAAACTAAATGGAgagcatatttttaaatgtaactcaCTTCCATTTATAGCAAATAGCAAATAGACTTTGTGTTGtgtaattcatacatttttattattattcaaaaaaaaagtaaataaatgttgtgtgcAAGTAGTGGAAAATTTGATTCATCTCACTAAATCAATTCTTTTGAATCTGTTCACCAAAAAgatcagaggtgtaaagagtacctgaaaaccatacttgagtaaaagtacagataccttacagcgaaaatgactccattacaagctcaaagatgcactagtcTTCAACACctaagagacatgccagtgaaaataggaaacagttgatttgtaagatgagaaatcatgtttattttctaaaatcaaaataaaacggAACATCTCAGAATttcaataaatcaaggtcgacacaacagcctcttaaacgTCTGCAATCAAGTCTCAGTAATGTTCAAGGGCACAAAAAAGCCACAAGAAAACCAATATCCTTAAAAAAGGTCTCATTAATATAGaggataaataaaatagtgttaagtaaaattaaatagtccaAGTCTACTTGCACTGGATGTGCTGGTTGCAGTCATAACCTCATCTCCTAAATCAAACAGCTGtgattcagcaactacctgctaacgCACTTGCATTCATGTAGAGTAGCCTTgctgacaagtttgggtgaatAAAGTCTCAAAACGAACAATAtgtagtaccttcaatgccctcaGATGGCGATATAgcttctttatagcagaaacaaactgctgcagaaaacgttaggtgccatgcaaaatgtaactaGTAACTGCATTACTCATTACtaatgtattggagtaaaaagtacatttacttattcaaaaatgtaaagtagagagtaaaagttgctaatgtATTTGATAGTAAAACTACACAGTAGCCAAAAaagtacttaagtacagtaactaattacatttactcaaatactttacaccactgaAAAAGATTCAGTCAGATTGGTTCACTGACATTTTCTGCAGGTTATATCCTCATATTGCCACTAGGGACAACTTTCTCAACTCTCTTTTGTCACCCTATTACATATACTGATAGATTTGCTGCAAGTCTTTCTATAAAATGCAAAATCCTCCCCTTTACCCcagaaacattttcaaaatgatgGGTCTGCAGTAGCAATTTTTGATACTTTGAGTTTTAGACTAGACTGTCAGTTTGTTTTAAAAGTAGTTTCATGCATTCTCAATTCTCTTTTACCTGTTATTTTGAAAAGCAGAAGAGAGACAAGCAAACATAAATCTTCACTGGTGAAAGGTTATCAGGACAATCCTAGTCATGTGAAATAAAACCTGTTACATGGAACTGAGAAATGATTTCTGCTTTCTAATGGACCATTGCTAAAAGAACTATAAAGGTAGTGGCTCCAAAAAGTATAAACTAATGCATTATAGATGTATTATGTCATTGGAATATGTACTAAAAAAATACAAGGTACATTTATTTTGCAaattttttgtgcaaaacctgACCTGCGTTTTTGTGCCACACAGGCTTATTGATGCTTATCGATGCCGTTTAAGTAGGCTACTATAAGCTGGCTTTGGCCACGCCTTACTGACTCAGACCGAAACGAGAACAAACGCGACTTGCCACGTGAATACAGTAAACAAACTTTCCTAGCAACGACACAGCACTAAAATCAAACTACTAGTGATGTGACGTTTGACACCGAGGCTTCGAAGCTTGTATCAAAAAAACGAAACATCTCACAGTGAAGCACTGTATCGGAGCTTGATTCGTTTTGCCATAACCACGTGACTGCTTCGTATTCTGATTCACATAACGTGAACCCTTGCGCAGACGTGGTGTCATTTGCTTTTCAGCAAAAGAATgtcataatatgaataaatatttacatgtgttcAGTTTGTATGTATACTCAGTTCATACTTCATTCTatgacaataatttatttttataatagcCTATATGCCCAAGCTTGCctatttttccccccaaaatgtattcagactcatttattcaaattgtgcAAGTAAAATGACACgtgaaagactttttttttatgtataataataatttacattgttttatacGCTTTTCATAGCACAAACTGATATATTACCTGAAACAGTCCAAAAATAGCTGGGTCGTCTAGGACGCAAAGGCAGTTTTTTCCACCTTTTGGCCACAAGATGTCGTTAGTGTGCACCGTGTTGAAAAGCTTCGAGTAATTAACCTTTTTACGATACACTTGAGGGGAAAGCCTCGGTGCTTCGCAAAGCTTCATTTCGCCATCACTACAAACtacaaataacacaaaaacacttacaGTATGTAGATCCCCCTGTTGCTTGGCTGCTTCTCTCTAATAAATGCGAAATTACAACTGTTTAAGTACTATAAGCTGGCTTTGGCCACGCCTTACTGACTCAGAGCGAAACGAGAACAAACGCGACTTGCTACGTGAATACAGCAAACAAACTTTCCTAGCAACGACACAGCACTAAAATCAAACtacaaataacacaaaaaacacTTACAGTATGTAGATCCTCCTGTTGCTTGGctgcttctctctctcactatgggaagaaggcaggCCGGTGGAGGCAGTGTTATACTCTGGGCaaggaaaccttgggtcctggcATTCATGTGGATTTTACCTTGACACTtaattgttgcagaccatgtataTACCTTTAAATGGCATTGGTATTCCCTGATGGTGGTGGCCACTTTCCGAAGGGTAATGCACCCTGCTAAACAGTAAAAATTGTACATGACATAGAGTTGCTGCCCTGGCCTCTAAATTCCTCAAATCTCAAATACAATCCATTGAGGCCTCAACTTTAAacaggatttaaagggttagttctcccaaaaatgaaaattctgccattaattactcaccctcatgtcgttatacacccgtaagaccttcattcatcttcggaacacaagttaagatatttttaataaaatccgatggctcagtgaggcctccattgacagaaagataattaacacttccagatgcccagaaagctacttaagacatatttaaaacagttcatgtgactacagtggttcaaccttaacgttatgaagtgacggaaatactttttgttcgccaaaaaaacgaaataacgactttattcaacaatatctagtgatgggcgatttcaaaacactacttcatgaagctttgaagctttacgaatcttttgtttcaaatcagtggttcggagcgtgtatcaaactgccagtcacgtgatttcagtaaacgaggcttcattacgtcagaagtgtttcgaaacatttcgaaatttcaatggttcatgtgactttggcagtttgattcatgctccgaaccactgatttgaaacaaaagattcgtaaagctttaaagcttaatgaagcagcgttttaaaatcgcccatcactagatattgttgaataaagtcgttattttgtttttttggtgagtattttatataaaaagtattctcgtcgcttcataacattaaggttgaaccactgtagtcacatgaactgttttaaatatgtttttacagctttctgggcatctgaaagtgttaattatcttgctggcaatggaggcctcactgagctatcggttttcatcaaaaatatcttaatttgtgttctgaagatgaacgaaggacttatgggtgtggaacgacatgagggtgtttGTATATGTTAATACTGTGAACTCCACCTGTGGTTACTCTGCTAGGTGAGCTTATTTTCATACATCCGCTAAAAACCACcttgaaaacaattaaaaggtGTTGCAGAAAAGTGACGAAAACCTCATAGCATAATTTTCCACAGAtaccacttggtttgatatttgtATCTAATACAATGAcaattttgaattaaatgtctTTTCTTGAGGTTGTATGATGAATTTATGCTATCAACATTCATTAATGATGGTTtctttaattacttttaatgaTTATACCAGTTTATTTACCGAAAAGTGATTCACAGACAACAATCTACAGCAAgcatattcacatttattccatactttttttacttaaaaatatcttGGAGCACAGGACCCCCTATGAGAGGAGAGTCTTGCTCATACATTCTGAAACTGTACTTCTAGTACATATTCCATGAGAAACAGTTCTCTAACTGACTCATGTCAAGGTAAATACAGTGTTGAGATTAAATAAGGAAATATTTTATGGAAGTCCCCTTTAAAGGAATGAGTCACAGTCTTAGGTGAAAGACACACCAACACAACGAGAACAGCAGAAAACTTATTTACACACTTGCAAATAAGCTTTGAGCTTGATGAGGAAAAAACAATTGGATTAACtgactcattcacacacactcagcaTGTACTGTATAAGTAGAAGGGAGTACGTTACTCATTGATACATTAACAGTAGGAAGTCAAATATACTGTTCTTCATTGTGGGTGTACAGTATAAATAGAAGAGAGTATGTATAAATAGAAGAGAGTATGTATCTCATTGACCTTTAGTGAATTTAAAAAAGGTGGTTGTATGTACTACTCTTCATTGTGGGTGGTGAAGAATCCCACCATCATATCTGGTAAGTTGCATTCTCCCCCCTGCTCATACAGGAAATGTGTTTGCATGCTTTTGCTCTTGTGGGCTTTTCAGTTTGTACTCTGCGTAGAAACTCTACAAATTGCAACTTAGATGCTGAAAAAGACACATACTGATAGTGTCTGGTGGTCTTACAGaaagattgttttaaaaaaatcataacatctttacaatacatttatgagtagaaaaaaataatttagcaACAACATTCTATTTCTAAATCAATAAAGTGAAGTGAAACATTCCAAACTATACTTTAAaagcccgttcacaccaaggacgataactgtaactataaagttttaataatagttctaattctatgagaataggaatgttcacaccacaactataacaataatgacacaAAGGAACAATACTGTTGGAATtactttcagaacattttttcctcgggtaataaacaataaaaacattgacagccaatcagaatccacctgaCTTAatgagcttgagcatttaaaccAGCAGACGACAAAACTAAATAATCATAAACAGAGCGTTATTGTCTGTTAGTGTGGACACTACTacatttattgttatagttaactTTAGATAacattcttggtgtgaaaagGCCTTTACCATTTAATCTATCAGTAATCTATGGTATATAggtttgcagaaaaaaaaaactgaattattaTCATCATCGTTTAAGGCCTTTAAACACCAACCTGAACACGAGATTTGTCTGTTCAgtcaaattcataaaaaaaaatggcagatgaactgaaatgaaaattcactttTCTGACTTCTCAGTTACTTTTCGTTTCTGACACACTTGTCACAGAGAAGAACGGAAGTCAAGCagtatttaattttctttttttccccttcttttTTAGCAACTCAGATTTTTGTATTTGCTGTGGTGTTTATCACACAACACCAAGTCATAGTTTTATGTAACAGCAGCGACTCTGGGCATGTGACCAAAAGAGCAAATCCAGACacatcatttaaattaaattttcataCCGAATATTtgtcttggtgtgaacaggcctttagtcATTTGGCAGCTGTATATGAACCACAtggaaataaaacatgaaatgttttcaaatataaGTTCCAAAAAAACttcttacatttaataaaatagcaCCTTAAAAGGAACATCCATTGCAGAAGCCATTGTCATTAATTGTGTTAATTTCCTGCCAGGCGCAACAACTCTccacaatatatatatgtacatatatatatatatatatatatatatacatatatatatatatatatatatatatatatatatatatatatatatatatatatatatatatatatatacatatatatatacttatatttttAGGGCAGATAAGGGAGCtgttaaattgttttttaaggTGAGAATACTGTTCTGTTAATGTGTGCCAGACCTTTAAAATACCAGCAGCCAGTTGCCATCAAACAATTCAGAAATAGAGGtgtccaaaaacccacattctTGGTCCTCATACATTATAATTATTTCTTAATACAGCACATGAGTGACCATTTTTCATCGGTCATTTCTCAGTATTCTGTTTTTTAAAGTGTCTATAAGTAAATGAATAATTGAATCACCGGAACCGGATTGCAGCATATTCTGAAGGTTCTGGTTCTTGTCGTGCTGTTCTTCTCGGCCCTCTTGAAATAGCCTGGTGATTCAAAGAAGCGTATACAAGAACATTCTCTTCTCCTCTTTCTGTGCCAACAGTGTTGTGTCTACCATCTGAAACTCTTCCAGCTGATGGTGCTCCTCTGACAGGTGGAGTTTCACAAACACGATATAAAGCAGAGGTTGGCTGGTCTGAGGGGGGACGGGTGTTGTGATGGGGAtgagaaggaggaggaggaggaggaggaggcagGTCACTGCTTTGTGTTTCCATGTACTGTGGAAGTAAAAAcagggcatttaaaaaaaattcagtggATTCAAGAAACAATTCTACAttccaaaatgaaaacaaatgataCCTGATTTTTATTTGCCTTATCTTTTCTTGTGGATTTTGTCCCTGTGGAAAAATTCACAGAATCATTTAACAGACACAGAAactaattgatttttttttattttttttattgtaacatAAAGTCCagattttattacaaatttccAAACCACTTACCTTGGCATCTGATGAAAAGTAATGATACAGTCATAACTATGAACACCAGCCCTGCAATTCCAGTGCAGATGTACACATATGGCCAAAGCCACTGCTGATCATCAGTTGGAACTGTATTCTGATCATCTAATACTGTAGACATTGAACGAAAGCATATTAAAGACGTGCACTTTAATGCAGTTTGACTTTTGAAAACCTATTGACAGTTATCATCATGATGTAATGGTCATTCCTTACTTGTGTTGCTTTGATTGTGTGAAACCTGATCCTCCTTATTATCtagagaaaatataaaatacctttttattatatttttattcaacaaaatgtCTGAATGCTTACATGCTGCCAGTGAAATAAAAGATAATGTCACTTACATGTCACAGTGACATTAATAGCATGGCCTACAGACATCTCGCCTTCTTTACATCTGTATAAACCTGCATCCTCCATTGAGATGTTCAGGAAAATCATGAAAACCATCCATTCATGCTCTGTTGTTTTCTTCAACTCAGTTTTTATGTAATCTGAGTGATTTAAAGCTTTACAGTCATTTCCAATGATTTTGCACCATGAGACTCTCGGGCTCCTGTGACATCCAGTTAGATTCACAGTACAGTTTATCTTCAACACTGTCATAACACGAGCTTTAAACACTGTGTTTCGTGGCACTTTTATCACTGGATTACAATGCTGCTCAGACCCTAAAAGAATaaaggaaacaggaaaaaaTTGTAGACCAAGAAAAGCCTTAGTATGTCTAATTTCAGCATAGACATTAACCATTAAAACACACCATATAAGACCATTACTGTAATTTTCACATTCTAATTTTCAATCCTAAAAAAGTAAAGTTAAACCTTCTCAGTATTTTCCCCCGATATTAAAGGTTgggtaggcaatgtttttcataaacactttttgttatactggttgctCAAATCAAAAAAGACATTACACATCATCAGTTCCATGAGGCTATGCCGAATTGTAGACAGACAGCCACTGAGTGCCAAAAAcaagccaccttttacagttcctccagAACCAAAACAGCGAGTTTATGCTGAGCTCAAGTCATGTTGTGACTGTAATTatgagatggcaacccgtgacattCTGccggagctgttcacatcctcaggcttatacatttctatggcaacactatcaatgccaaAATGattctgcagcagtcaggtagtACAAGACAGcgctctttaagttgtttatattcattattattgtaatgtgctttgagacattaGGTAATTTAATGCCATCTCTCTTGATGCTTTGAAGACTTATTATTGGaatcttattattttaaagcttgcttgctattgctagcttcTCTGAAATCGACTACCCTACCTTTGATGGAAGTATATCCACTATTCTGTAACCAGACACCCCCACCCCAATCCCTAAGTGTAATGCAGCGCATgagctttattttttgtttaagaaTTGGATGGAGACTTTATTTGGTTCCTTACATCTCTCTGTTAATATTGGCATAAAGACTAAGTCAAAGGACTTTCagttaaattattttgtctaaGATGGGTTAATGATTCAGATATAGGTATCTGGGTATCGAAAAtctaaattaacaaaaattctAGTTCTCTATTTCTACTCTTGTTCTCTACTTTTCAAGTCCTTTAAGTGAATATTTACCAGCTACGTAATATAATATTACCTTAGAATTATGATAATAATtctcaaaattattattaaaattattataaactgCATGACAGACACTGACTAAAACAGGGAATAACCAGATTACAGTACGTCACTTCTCAAACATTCAACATGTTGATTTGGCGAAAATAAGCACCGTCCAACAGCAACAGATGCCGGcaggggtaacacactgatccgaCAAAATCCTTCTGTTTCTGTTGGTTGGCGTctgtcggtgcagtgtgaattggacTTAAAAAGCGTTAATTTgtctataaaattaaaaa
This window encodes:
- the LOC127513810 gene encoding B- and T-lymphocyte attenuator-like isoform X1 produces the protein MIQGGTIQVKKKETEMIICNLTISLLLLSLSVSGTTNGSEQHCNPVIKVPRNTVFKARVMTVLKINCTVNLTGCHRSPRVSWCKIIGNDCKALNHSDYIKTELKKTTEHEWMVFMIFLNISMEDAGLYRCKEGEMSVGHAINVTVTYNKEDQVSHNQSNTILDDQNTVPTDDQQWLWPYVYICTGIAGLVFIVMTVSLLFIRCQGTKSTRKDKANKNQYMETQSSDLPPPPPPPPSHPHHNTRPPSDQPTSALYRVCETPPVRGAPSAGRVSDGRHNTVGTERGEENVLVYASLNHQAISRGPRRTARQEPEPSEYAAIRFR